In one window of Oncorhynchus keta strain PuntledgeMale-10-30-2019 unplaced genomic scaffold, Oket_V2 Un_contig_6933_pilon_pilon, whole genome shotgun sequence DNA:
- the LOC127926125 gene encoding G/T mismatch-specific thymine DNA glycosylase-like, producing MEEKLYGSVPVPSEYLQQWIQSAQQLQALQGQYPGINHHHSPHPHYTEETREERVMTHAHMAVNDELMAQQEPANLAKAPAKKRGRTAQPKEPKPPKIPKPPKAKPGPKPKKGKEGQEADGTQEKMDETVQKVRKKRDRFKGMTEDEVMSRTLTDILDYNLDYVIIGINPGLVAAYVGRWFPGPGNHFWKCLFLSGFTDEQLNHMSDTSLPAKYKIGFTNMVARTTPGSKDLSTKELREGALILVEKLKTYKPLIAVFNGKCIYEMFCREMFGKKPKKLDFGLQPHKIPDCEVALYLMPSSSARCAQFPRAQDKVHFYIKLRELRDQLRGVARTDDIQELEYTFDLGLAKEDAKRMAIKEEAYDPGYEAAFGGAYGEGGPGPEEGQSNGNGHCNFSSAENTGQYRDAWMDLRTGIS from the exons GATTCAGTCAGCTCAACAGCTTCAGGCTCTGCAGGGCCAGTATCCGGGCATCAACCATCACCACAGTCCTCACCCTCACTACACAGAGgaaacaagagaggagagagtaatgacaCATGCACATATGGCTGTCAATGATGAGCTCATGGCTCAGCAAGAACCTGCCAACTTAGCGAAAG CTCCAGCGAAAAAGCGAGGGAGAACAGCACAACCAAAGGAACCCAAGCCACCCAAAATTCCCAAGCCCCCCAAGGCCAAACCGGGCCCCAAGCCCAAGAAAGGCAAGGAGGGTCAAGAGGCTGACGGCACGCAGGAGAAGATGGACGAGACCGTCCAGAAGGTCAGGAAGAAACGAGACCGATTCAAGGGCATGACGGAAGATGAGGTCATGAGCAGAACTCTGACTGACATTCTTGACTACAACTTGGACTATGTCATT ATTGGAATCAACCCAGGTCTGGTGGCAGCCTATGTTGGACGATGGTTCCCTGGCCCTGGAAACCATTTCT GGAAGTGCCTGTTCTTGTCTGGATTCACTGATGAGCAGCTCAACCACATGAGTGACACCAGCCTGCCAGCGAAATATAAGATCGGTTTCACCAACATGGTGGCAAGGACAACGCCTGGAAGCAAAGACCTTTCAAC CAAAGAGCTACGTGAGGGTGCCTTAATTCTTGTGGAAAAGCTGAAGACGTACAAGCCTCTCATAGCTGTTTTCAATGGAAAAT GTATCTATGAAATGTTCTGCAGAGAGATGTTTGGAAAAAAGCCCAAGAAACTTGACTTTGGTCTGCAGCCACACAAGATACCTGACTGTGAAGTG GCGTTGTATTTGATGCCGTCGTCCAGTGCCCGCTGTGCCCAGTTCCCCCGTGCCCAGGACAAAGTGCACTTCTACATCAAGCTGAGGGAATTAAGGGACCAGCTCAGGGGCGTGGCCAGAACAGACGACATTCAGGAGTTGGAGTACACCTTTGACCTGGGACTGGCCAAGG AGGACGCCAAGAGGATGGCGATTAAAGAGGAGGCGTACGACCCGGGCTATGAGGCGGCCTTTGGCGGCGCATATGGCGAGGGTGGGCCGGGGCCTGAAGAGGGCCAGAGCAATGGCAACGGGCACTGTAACTTCTCGTCGGCGGAAAacacaggtcagtacagagatgccTGGATGGACCTTAGAACTGGGATAAGCA